The sequence TACACCTCGACTGAGGGGGGACGTGCTCTGGGCGCTGGGTTTCAGCGGGCGCGTGGAGGCGGTTGACGCGTGTGCTGAGTTGCTCGGGGACAAGCGCCAGGGGCGCATTGCCGCGGAGGCACTCTGCGCCATCACCGGTCTGGAGCTGGAGGAGCAGTTCACCCGGGAGCCATCCGATGATGGACCAGAGGAACCCGTCCCGCTGGAGGAGGATGAGCTCGACGCCGACCTCTCGCTATCTCCAGAGGCGAGCCTTCCCGAGCCCGACCCCGAAGCTGTGCGCGAGTGGTGGCGGACGCAACGGAGTCGCTTCGACGTGCGGACTCGCTATCTTGGGGGCAAGCCCTTGAGTGGTGAGGTCCTCCTGGGGGCTCTTGAGACAGCCCCCATGCGGCGCCGACACGTGCTCGCCAGGCAACTGGCGCTCGGGAGTCGAGGGGCATTCCGGCTCAACACCCTCGCGAGCACGCGGCGACAACGACGACAGCTCACGCGCCTCAAGGAGCTTGTCGCTGCATCAGGGCGCGCGACTGACTCCTGGAAGCCCGAGCCATGGAGGCATCATGATGATTGATAACCTGCTGGCACCGTTCCAGGCGGGTCTGGCGCTCTCCACGGACAAGCACGGACACGAGCACGTTGTCGTCGTCGCCAAGGGGACCTTCGACGTCGGGCCCGATGGGACCTGTGTGCTCGCCGGGGAGCAGTGGCCTCTCGTCAGGGCCGACCTTTTTCACGGGGAGCCGGGCCTCAGCAGTGAGCGCTGGGAGTCGGACTTCGCACTGCGCAAACCTCGTACGGATGTCCTCGTGCTCGGCCACGCTCGGGCCCCCGGCAATGAGCCCACGACGTCGCTGTTGGTAGGGCTACAGCTCGGCGCCGTGCGCAAGGTGCTCCAGGTCTTCGGAGACAGGGTCTGGGAGAGAGGGTTGATGGGAGGACTGCGCCCGTCGAGCCCCCAACCCTTTCTCAAGATGCCACTGCTCTACGAAAGGTCCTTCGGGGGTGCTGACCACAGCCACCCGGAGGCACGGCGGCATGTGTACGAGGAAGCCAACCTCGTGGGAGTGGGCCTCCATGCACGCACCCACGAAGGCATTCGTGACACGCCTCTGCCCAACCTGGAGAACCCGGAGCACCTCGTCTCCCGCCCCACGGACCGGCCTCGTCCGATGGGATTGGGCTTCATCGGACGCAACTGGATACCCAGGCGCACCTACGCCGGCACCTATGACCAGGACTGGCGCGACTCGCGCTTCCCCTTCCTCCCGCTCGACTTCGACGACCGCTACTTCCAGGGCGCCCCGGAGGACCAGACCTGCCAACACCTCGAAGGAGGTGAGCAGGTGCTCCTCACGGGAGCAACACTCGAGGGCCGCTGGCAGTTCACACTTCCCGCTCGCTCCGTTCCCGTCACGCTCCACTACCGCGATGGCCCGCGCTCCTTGCCGGGGATTCTCGACACCGTCGTACTCCTCCCCGACGAGAAGCGCTGTGTTCTCGTCTGGAGGGCCACCGCCCGATTGGAAGCCAAGCCCACCCATCTGCGAGAGATTCAAGTAGGTACGACCCCTGGGCGTGAGCGCGCGGCGCGAACTGGCAAGCGCTACATCCGCTGGGGACGGGGGGCCGCATGAGCGCGCTGGGGCGAGGGGCTCCAGGAGCGAAGCTGCTGGTCCAGGGAGTGGGCATGGTGAGCTCCGTCGGCATGGACGCGGCCTCGGCTAGCGCCGCCGTGCGGGCGCGCCTCCCCCGCTTCCAGGAGCTCCCATTCCACGACACGGTTCATCGCCCCATCATCGGCGCCCATGTTCCCGAGGCAGCACGCTCGAGACAGGGCTTCCGTCGATGCGTGCCCCTGCTGGTTCGAGCGCTCGAGGAATGCAGGGCCCGCCACGAACGCTGGACGGGAACCGCGCGCAAGTCCGTGCCTTTGCTCCTCGCGCTCGCCGGGCCCGAGCGACAAGACCTTCCCGAGGACCTGGGCGCGCGGGTCCTGAAGGAGGTCCAGTCGCAGCTCTCGGTGCCGCTGGGGCCTGGCTCGCGAGCCTTTCGATTGGGAACACCCGGCGTCTTCCACGCCCTGGAAACAGCGGGAAGGATGCTGGCGCGTCATGAGTGTGACGGCTGCCTTGTTGCCGCGTCGGACTCCCTGGTGACCCACAAGGCGCTTCATTGGCTCGAAGCCCAGGACCGCCTGAAAACGGAATCGAACTCGGATGGCGTGATTCCCTCCGAAGCCGCCGCGGCGCTTTGGGTGACGCGAGCGGGACCACAGGCGCTCTCGCTGCTGGACATCCTGGGCCTGGGGCAAGCCGAGGAGCCGTCGTTCGGGAAGCAGGATGCCGCGAATCTGGCGGAAGGGCTTGCCCTCGCGTTGCGCCGGGCCCTGGATGACGCGCGACTCCCATCAGCCGACGTGGATTTTCGCGTGGGAGATGTCGCTGGCGAGAGGACTGCTTTCATGGAGGCGTCCACCGCCTTCGCCCGGCTGCTTCGCGAGCCGAGACCTTCCTTTCCGCTCTGGCTTCCCACGGAAGTCCTGGGCGATGTCGGGGCGGCACTTCCCGCGTGCATGTTGGTCCTCACGGCCGTCGGCATGGCTCAGGGAGATGCGCCGGGCCGCACGGCCCTCCTGTTCGCGTCGTCACGAGGTTCCGAGCGCGCCGCGTGTGTCGTGGCCGCCCCCAGAAGGAGCGGATGATGGGAAACAATACCTATGCGAATGGACGCTCCATCTCCTGCAAGTCCGGGACAGGACAGGTGACGGCTGCGTTTCCGGATGTCTGTCTTTCTCCGCCCGGTCCGCCCGCGGGACCTGTCCCCTTGCCCTACCCTCTCTTCTCCTCTTCGTCGGACATGACGGACGGGAGCAAGACGGTGCTCATTGGCGGCAAGGAAGCGATGCTGCGCGACAAGTCCTACTTCAAGAAATGCACGGGGGACGAGGCGGCAACTAAGTCGTTCGGACAGGGCGTCGTCACCCACCAACTCTCCGGCAAGGTGTATTTCGCGTCGTGGTCGATGGACGTGCGGTTCGAGGGCGAGAACGTCGTCCGGCACCTGGACATGACGACCTCGAACCATGCCAGCACGCCTGGAAACGAATCCACTCCCACGCCACAACTGGAGTCGATGGCGCCGCCAGACCCGGCGAAGTGCGCCGAGGTCCTGGCCCGCTATCCGGTGGAGCCCTATGGAACCCAGAAGAAGATGATGAAGGGGCCTCATGAGGGCTCTCAGTCCCACCATGTCGTTCAGAACGCCCACTTCCAGGAGGGCCGTGGTTCGGGCACCCCTACGACGGTTGCCGGAGGATGCCCGAACTACACGGAGGATGCCGCGCCCTGCATTCCGCTCGACGACGGGAGCGACATCACCACCGAACACGGTTGGGTTTCCCGGTTGCAGAAGGACCGCGCCCGTTTCTATCGGCGGCGCTATAAGTCCACGGGAAAGAATGTCACCTACGCGGAAGCCCGCAAGGACTGCCAGGACCAGCTCTGCTCACCACCTCCCGGGCCCGGCCTGACGAAGGAAGAAGCTGAGTGCATTCTCCTCGAGGTCGACAGGAGATTCATTGAGATCTGCGGAGGGACTGGCAACCTGGAACTGCGTCCACCCGGCCTGCGAAAAAAGTGGAAGCCCTCAACGCCATCCACTGGGACGGACGGGAATGGGATTCTCTAGTCACACCGGCCTTGAATGGGATTCTGGAGAGGTGAAATGAGCACTGCGCCGGACCACCACACGAGCTTCATCAGCATCGTTGGGACGAACCCCCGAGATCTGCAACTGCTGGCGAACCTGTCGCCACCCGTGGATGACCCCGAGTCCATCGTCACGGTCATCGTGTCGCTGGTTCACGAAGCGAACACCACCTGGACGAAGCTCCTGGAGGTCGATGCCTGGGTGACTGACCTGGCCCGGTCTTCCTCGGGGCGGCTCTATGCGGTGGACATGGATGGGCAGCTTCACTTCACGGATTCGAAAGGAGCCTGGACGAACCGGGACGTCGGCTGTCCGGATGGCCTGGTATCTCTCTGGGTGGCGTCGGATGACCAGGTGTTTGCCGCCGGGGACCACGGGGAGCGCGTGCGGGTGTCCGGGAAGCAGGTGGACATCGTCCGGGACGAACAGGAGCGGCGGCTGAATGCCGTGCATGGCTGTTCCACGGATGATGTCTACATGGTCGGGGAGAAGGGCGCTGTTTTCCGATACCAGGGACAGACGTGGTCGGAGCTGGAGTCTCCGACAAACTACTCCCTGCTATCGGTGCTTTGTCGCTCGCCCAGGGAGGTCTACCTGGCGGGGGCGCGTGGCATGTTGTTCCGGGGGGATGGTGATACCTGGGAGCAACTGAAGGCACCCGAGGTGACCATCACCAGCCTCGCCTGGTATCGCGACGCCTTGTATGCGGCCGCAGGCAAGGACGGCATCTTCCGTCTGGGCCCACAAGGCCTCGAGAAGCTCAAGGACCTCACCCTCTACAGGCTGAGAGTGATTGGGGACCATCTCTTCGGCCTCGGGGGACGGCTTGTCGCCCGGTTCGATGGCAAGGGCTGGTGGGGCGGACCTGTAAACAGCCTCTGAGCGCCACTGGAGCGACGCCAAGCACCGCATGCTCCACTCCGCCCACCGAAGCATGTCGCGCAGCATGCTACACCTGCCACTGGCTTGCGACAGTTAACGCGTGTCCAAGCCCACCTGTACACCTTGTCGGTGGGTCATTCCCACTCCTAGACTCGCCATTCCCTCTCAACAAGGACATCAGGATGAACATGAGCAAGCTGCGTGGACTGGTGATGTTCGGAGCGCTGAGCCTCGGTGCGCTCGCAGGCTGCGGCGGAGTCGAGGACGCCCCTGCGTCGGAGCTGGCGTCGGTGGAGCAGGACCTGAAGTACTGCCAGCAAAACAGCGACTGTCCGTCCGGCCAGGGCTGCATCAGCTCGGCGTGCCGTACCTTGCCGCCCGGTGCGTTCGCCTGTGGGAAGTCCATCCGCGTCCGTTTAACGTGAAGGAGGAAAGCAGAGCAGAATCAAGGACCTGAGTGCAGCCGAGCAGGCAGGTCCGTCGAAACGGGGTGACCAGGAACATTCTTCCGGCATGAAGACGAGCACTCCG comes from Pyxidicoccus parkwaysis and encodes:
- a CDS encoding DUF2169 family type VI secretion system accessory protein; the encoded protein is MMIDNLLAPFQAGLALSTDKHGHEHVVVVAKGTFDVGPDGTCVLAGEQWPLVRADLFHGEPGLSSERWESDFALRKPRTDVLVLGHARAPGNEPTTSLLVGLQLGAVRKVLQVFGDRVWERGLMGGLRPSSPQPFLKMPLLYERSFGGADHSHPEARRHVYEEANLVGVGLHARTHEGIRDTPLPNLENPEHLVSRPTDRPRPMGLGFIGRNWIPRRTYAGTYDQDWRDSRFPFLPLDFDDRYFQGAPEDQTCQHLEGGEQVLLTGATLEGRWQFTLPARSVPVTLHYRDGPRSLPGILDTVVLLPDEKRCVLVWRATARLEAKPTHLREIQVGTTPGRERAARTGKRYIRWGRGAA
- a CDS encoding PAAR-like domain-containing protein is translated as MGNNTYANGRSISCKSGTGQVTAAFPDVCLSPPGPPAGPVPLPYPLFSSSSDMTDGSKTVLIGGKEAMLRDKSYFKKCTGDEAATKSFGQGVVTHQLSGKVYFASWSMDVRFEGENVVRHLDMTTSNHASTPGNESTPTPQLESMAPPDPAKCAEVLARYPVEPYGTQKKMMKGPHEGSQSHHVVQNAHFQEGRGSGTPTTVAGGCPNYTEDAAPCIPLDDGSDITTEHGWVSRLQKDRARFYRRRYKSTGKNVTYAEARKDCQDQLCSPPPGPGLTKEEAECILLEVDRRFIEICGGTGNLELRPPGLRKKWKPSTPSTGTDGNGIL
- a CDS encoding WD40/YVTN/BNR-like repeat-containing protein, whose product is MSTAPDHHTSFISIVGTNPRDLQLLANLSPPVDDPESIVTVIVSLVHEANTTWTKLLEVDAWVTDLARSSSGRLYAVDMDGQLHFTDSKGAWTNRDVGCPDGLVSLWVASDDQVFAAGDHGERVRVSGKQVDIVRDEQERRLNAVHGCSTDDVYMVGEKGAVFRYQGQTWSELESPTNYSLLSVLCRSPREVYLAGARGMLFRGDGDTWEQLKAPEVTITSLAWYRDALYAAAGKDGIFRLGPQGLEKLKDLTLYRLRVIGDHLFGLGGRLVARFDGKGWWGGPVNSL